In the genome of Dickeya fangzhongdai, one region contains:
- a CDS encoding LysR family transcriptional regulator, whose translation MRLRHIEVFQAIVQAGTISGAARLLNVSQPNVSRVLNHAEQQLGFALFERRSQGLVPTVEGQRLMPEIEQLYSQLQSISRLTEQIRKGQREAVRLGAAHAFGQMIVAPAMVEFQQQAPLVNMELVTEHFSTLCQNIQQHQLDLALVFGQQVPPDLLAEPLCQSRMVAILPKDSPQQGPVSLEWLCHNNLLMMQQQDPLGQVVHRALRDRRLKPAASLYIKTYSVIADMVLAGGGTGIVDLFTARRYADQLKIVPISQPLPFEVMLISRRDIPQSREILQLKQVLKSKCRELASQCLPLLEAA comes from the coding sequence ATGCGTTTACGCCACATCGAAGTCTTTCAGGCGATCGTTCAGGCCGGCACCATCAGCGGCGCGGCGCGGTTACTCAACGTTTCCCAGCCCAACGTCAGCCGGGTGCTGAATCACGCCGAACAGCAACTGGGTTTCGCGCTGTTCGAACGCCGTTCGCAAGGATTGGTGCCAACGGTGGAAGGGCAACGGCTGATGCCGGAAATCGAACAGCTTTACAGCCAATTACAGAGTATTTCCCGCCTGACCGAACAGATCCGCAAAGGCCAGCGCGAGGCGGTGCGGCTCGGTGCGGCGCACGCCTTTGGCCAGATGATTGTCGCCCCGGCGATGGTGGAGTTTCAGCAACAGGCGCCGCTGGTGAATATGGAGCTGGTCACCGAGCATTTCAGCACCCTGTGTCAGAATATTCAGCAGCATCAGCTCGACCTGGCGCTGGTGTTCGGCCAACAGGTGCCGCCGGATTTGCTGGCCGAGCCGCTGTGCCAGTCGCGGATGGTGGCGATTCTGCCGAAAGACAGCCCGCAACAGGGGCCGGTATCGCTGGAATGGCTGTGCCACAACAACCTGCTGATGATGCAGCAGCAGGACCCGCTGGGCCAGGTGGTGCACCGCGCGCTGCGCGATCGTCGCCTCAAACCGGCGGCTTCGCTGTACATCAAGACCTACTCGGTGATCGCCGATATGGTGCTGGCGGGCGGCGGCACCGGCATCGTCGACCTGTTCACCGCGCGCCGTTATGCCGATCAGCTCAAAATCGTGCCCATCAGCCAGCCGCTGCCGTTTGAGGTGATGCTGATCAGCCGCCGCGACATCCCGCAATCCCGCGAGATCCTGCAGCTCAAACAGGTGCTGAAAAGCAAGTGCCGCGAACTCGCCAGCCAGTGTCTGCCGCTGCTGGAAGCGGCATAA
- a CDS encoding helix-turn-helix domain-containing protein, whose product MKSRPNYHDVFCQRLKQARLAKGLSQKKLGIAAGIDEFVASPRINRYEKGVHEASIDTAQQLADALDVPLAFFYTADDELAELMLAFLGLSPEKRAEILALVKTVG is encoded by the coding sequence ATGAAATCAAGACCAAACTACCATGACGTTTTCTGTCAACGACTTAAGCAAGCCCGGCTCGCGAAAGGCCTCTCACAAAAAAAACTCGGCATCGCTGCCGGGATCGATGAATTTGTGGCAAGCCCCCGTATTAACCGTTATGAAAAGGGCGTGCACGAAGCCAGCATTGACACCGCTCAACAACTCGCGGACGCGCTCGACGTCCCGCTGGCATTCTTCTACACCGCTGATGATGAACTGGCAGAATTGATGCTGGCGTTTTTGGGGCTGTCACCAGAGAAACGGGCAGAGATTTTGGCGTTAGTGAAAACGGTTGGGTAG
- a CDS encoding ABC transporter permease, protein MSFLVSRAWLLDETPSTRRQAVWGQRYRLWLGFRTNPMAMLGLIIIAAVMLLSLAAPWLTPYDPGFQNLSNRLAAPSAAHWLGTDELGRDVFSRILYGGRTTLGMVIAVVALTAPIGLLVGCIAGYAGGLLDKILMRLTDIFLAFPRLVLALAFVAALKPGVESAILAIALTAWPPYARLARAETLQFRHTDFIAACRLTGAAPLRIILRHIMPLCVPSLIVRVTLDMSSIIITAASLGFLGMGAQPPSPEWGTMIATARRFLFNAWWVPLVPCIAIFLTSLAFNFLGDGLRDLLDPKER, encoded by the coding sequence ATGAGTTTTCTTGTCTCACGAGCCTGGTTGCTCGACGAAACGCCCAGCACACGCCGTCAGGCGGTGTGGGGGCAGCGTTACCGCCTGTGGCTGGGGTTTCGCACCAATCCGATGGCGATGCTGGGGTTGATCATCATCGCCGCAGTCATGCTGTTGTCGCTGGCCGCGCCCTGGCTGACGCCGTACGACCCCGGTTTTCAGAACTTGTCCAACCGGCTGGCGGCGCCGTCCGCTGCGCATTGGCTGGGTACTGATGAACTGGGGCGCGATGTATTCAGCCGTATTTTATATGGCGGTCGCACCACGCTGGGCATGGTGATTGCGGTGGTGGCGCTGACCGCGCCGATCGGTCTGCTGGTCGGCTGTATCGCCGGTTACGCCGGTGGGTTGCTTGATAAAATCCTGATGCGGCTGACCGATATCTTTCTGGCGTTTCCGCGGCTGGTGCTGGCGCTGGCGTTTGTGGCGGCGCTGAAACCGGGGGTGGAAAGCGCCATTCTGGCGATTGCGCTCACCGCCTGGCCGCCGTATGCGCGGCTGGCGCGGGCGGAGACGCTGCAGTTTCGCCACACCGATTTTATCGCCGCCTGCCGCCTGACCGGCGCCGCGCCGCTGCGTATTATTCTGCGCCACATCATGCCGCTGTGCGTGCCGAGCCTGATTGTGCGGGTGACGCTGGACATGAGCTCCATCATCATCACCGCCGCCAGCCTGGGTTTCCTCGGCATGGGCGCGCAGCCGCCGTCACCTGAATGGGGCACCATGATCGCCACCGCGCGCCGTTTCCTGTTCAACGCCTGGTGGGTGCCGCTGGTGCCCTGTATCGCCATTTTCCTCACCTCGCTGGCCTTCAACTTTCTCGGCGACGGCCTGCGCGATCTGCTGGACCCGAAGGAGCGCTAA
- a CDS encoding YicC/YloC family endoribonuclease, translated as MIRSMTAYARREIKGDWGSAAWELRSVNQRYLETYIRLPEQFRSLEPVIRERIRNRLTRGKIECGLRFELDPRAQGQLILNEQLAKQLVTAANWVKMQSDEGEVNPLDILRWPGVMSAQEQDLDAISAELMQALEAALDDFILARESEGNALKALIEQRLVGVSAEVAKVRAHMPNILQWQREKLQSKLDEAQVQLDGNRLEQELVLLAQRIDVAEELDRLEAHVRETYKILNKQEAVGRRLDFMMQEFNRESNTLGSKSINADVTASAIELKVLIEQMREQIQNIE; from the coding sequence ATGATTCGTAGCATGACCGCTTACGCCCGGCGAGAAATCAAGGGTGACTGGGGTAGCGCCGCCTGGGAGCTTCGCTCCGTAAACCAGCGTTATCTGGAAACCTACATCCGTTTACCCGAGCAGTTCCGCAGCTTAGAGCCGGTAATCCGCGAACGCATCCGCAACCGCCTGACCCGCGGCAAAATCGAGTGCGGCCTGCGTTTTGAGCTGGACCCGCGCGCACAAGGGCAACTCATCCTCAACGAGCAACTGGCCAAACAGCTGGTGACGGCGGCGAACTGGGTGAAAATGCAGAGCGACGAAGGCGAGGTCAACCCGCTCGACATCCTGCGCTGGCCGGGGGTGATGTCGGCGCAGGAGCAGGATCTGGACGCCATCAGCGCCGAACTGATGCAGGCGCTGGAAGCCGCGCTGGACGACTTCATCCTCGCCCGCGAAAGCGAAGGCAACGCGCTCAAGGCGCTGATTGAACAGCGGCTGGTGGGCGTCAGCGCCGAAGTCGCCAAGGTTCGCGCCCACATGCCGAACATTCTGCAATGGCAGCGGGAAAAACTGCAAAGCAAGCTGGATGAAGCGCAGGTGCAACTCGACGGCAACCGGCTGGAGCAGGAGCTGGTGCTGCTGGCGCAGCGCATCGACGTAGCCGAAGAACTCGACCGGCTGGAAGCCCACGTGCGGGAAACCTACAAAATCCTCAACAAGCAGGAAGCCGTCGGCCGCCGTCTGGACTTCATGATGCAGGAATTCAACCGCGAATCGAACACGCTGGGTTCCAAATCCATCAACGCCGACGTCACCGCCTCCGCCATCGAACTGAAAGTGCTGATTGAGCAGATGCGGGAGCAGATTCAGAATATCGAGTGA
- a CDS encoding ABC transporter ATP-binding protein produces the protein MIKVENLRIAFGGVEVVKGVSFALESGDSFGMVGESGSGKSTILRALAGLNTQWRGRIEFGGMAQSARRDRSFFRQVQMVFQDPYGSLHPRQTIDRILHEPLLVHRFDRAEQRITRALEEVGLPAAARFRFPHQLSGGQRQRVAIARALIAEPEVLLLDEPTSALDVSVQAEILNLLTDLRQERRLTYIMVSHNLAVVSHLCQRVGVMQHGEMVEQLSVEHLRSRNLHHPHTAELYDLSMTLEEPA, from the coding sequence ATGATTAAAGTAGAAAACCTGCGTATCGCCTTCGGCGGCGTCGAGGTAGTGAAAGGGGTGTCCTTCGCGCTGGAAAGCGGCGACAGCTTCGGTATGGTCGGCGAAAGCGGCTCCGGCAAGTCCACCATTTTGCGCGCGCTGGCCGGGTTAAATACCCAGTGGCGCGGACGTATCGAGTTTGGCGGCATGGCGCAGTCGGCGCGGCGGGATCGCAGCTTTTTCCGTCAGGTGCAGATGGTGTTTCAGGATCCGTACGGATCGTTGCATCCGCGCCAGACCATCGATCGCATTTTGCATGAGCCGCTGCTGGTGCACCGCTTCGATCGCGCCGAGCAGCGTATTACCCGGGCGCTGGAAGAAGTGGGCTTGCCCGCCGCGGCGCGCTTTCGCTTTCCCCACCAGCTCTCCGGCGGCCAGCGCCAGCGGGTGGCGATTGCCCGCGCGCTGATCGCCGAGCCGGAAGTGCTGCTGCTGGATGAACCGACCTCGGCGCTGGACGTGTCGGTGCAGGCGGAAATCCTCAATCTGCTGACAGACCTGCGTCAGGAGCGTAGGCTCACCTACATCATGGTCAGCCATAATCTGGCGGTGGTGTCCCATCTGTGTCAGCGCGTCGGCGTGATGCAACATGGCGAGATGGTGGAACAGCTCAGCGTGGAGCATTTGCGCTCGCGCAACCTGCATCATCCGCACACGGCGGAGCTGTATGATTTAAGCATGACGCTGGAGGAACCGGCATGA
- a CDS encoding ABC transporter permease — protein MQILIRFCSTLGSLLLTLLGLSVLTFFIGRIMPTDPVLAAVGDNAPQAVVERVRQEMGLDQPLWMQYGHYLNQLLHGDLGRSVLTSNPVTTDIARYFPATLELATAAIIVAALVGIPLGVWAAVRQGRWVDQTIRVVCLAGHSLPVFVLALLSLLIFYAVLGIAPGPGRQDIIFQDMVPHVTGLLTVDSLLAGDYDALRDALAHMVQPVLILAYFSMAYITRMTRTFMLNALGGEFVITARAKGLSSRRVVWRHAFPTVAVQLVTVLALTYAGLLEGAVVTENVFSWPGLGQYLTTALLNADMNPVVGATLLVGATYVLLNLLADILYRLLDPRVT, from the coding sequence ATGCAGATACTGATCCGTTTTTGCAGTACGCTCGGCAGCCTGTTGCTGACCCTGCTGGGGTTATCGGTGCTGACCTTCTTCATCGGTCGTATCATGCCGACCGACCCGGTGCTCGCCGCCGTCGGGGACAATGCGCCCCAGGCGGTGGTGGAGCGGGTACGTCAGGAAATGGGGCTGGATCAGCCCCTGTGGATGCAGTACGGCCACTACCTGAACCAACTGCTGCACGGCGATCTGGGTCGCTCGGTGCTGACCTCTAATCCGGTGACCACCGATATCGCCCGCTACTTCCCCGCCACGCTGGAACTGGCGACCGCCGCGATCATCGTCGCGGCGTTGGTCGGCATTCCGCTCGGGGTGTGGGCGGCGGTGCGACAAGGACGCTGGGTGGATCAAACCATCCGCGTCGTCTGTCTGGCCGGGCATTCGCTGCCGGTGTTTGTGCTGGCGCTGCTGAGCCTGCTGATTTTCTACGCGGTGCTGGGCATTGCGCCGGGGCCGGGGCGGCAGGACATCATCTTTCAGGACATGGTGCCGCACGTCACCGGGCTGCTGACGGTGGACTCGCTGCTGGCGGGCGACTATGACGCGTTGCGCGATGCGCTGGCGCACATGGTGCAGCCGGTGCTGATTCTGGCGTATTTCAGTATGGCCTACATCACCCGCATGACCCGTACTTTCATGCTCAATGCGCTCGGCGGCGAGTTCGTGATCACCGCCCGCGCCAAAGGGCTGTCGTCCCGTCGGGTCGTCTGGCGGCATGCTTTCCCCACGGTGGCGGTGCAACTGGTGACGGTGCTGGCGCTGACCTACGCCGGGCTGCTGGAAGGCGCGGTGGTGACGGAAAACGTATTCTCCTGGCCGGGACTGGGCCAGTACCTCACTACCGCGCTGCTCAATGCGGACATGAACCCGGTGGTGGGCGCCACATTGCTGGTGGGCGCGACCTACGTGCTGCTGAACCTGCTGGCTGACATTCTCTATCGACTTTTGGATCCCCGCGTAACATGA
- a CDS encoding ABC transporter substrate-binding protein produces MVTRRRFLAGCATVPFLSWLNLNTAFADTPPSMLVMAMQLDNMTSLDPQEGFEAVGTEIIGNLYQRLVMPNPANPQEVIGDLAVSWEVGNDSKTFTFHLNPKAKFADGSPVTADDAAFSLQRAVKLDKSPAFIINQFGFTKDNVEQHITAPDEKTLVISLDKPAAETFLLYCLSAPVGSIVQKKAALANQQNNDLGNQWLKQNSAGSGPFSLVSWKASESIILQKNDHFPTDNAFKRVLLKHIVDPSAQLLMLQKGDVDIARNLTTEQIRPLVNDSNYHLVRQSIASVMLLSCNTANEFLKKPQVWQAIKWALDYDSIQKNILPLTHKVHQSFLPGGFPAALDDTPFHLDVAKAKALLKDAGYPDGFEITMDHYSAQPHPDIAQAIQTQLGAIGIKVKLIAAENRQVLTKMRARQQQLALTVWGADYFDPNSNAEAFCVNTDNSDGARNRTLAWRCGWSDEKFNQLTEQALHEQDPAKRIALYETLQRNHRELSPFTLMMQDEKTLACRKNLSGVTMTVLSKVPYQQVKKA; encoded by the coding sequence ATGGTCACCAGAAGACGTTTTCTTGCCGGTTGCGCTACCGTGCCTTTCCTGTCCTGGCTCAATCTGAACACCGCGTTTGCCGATACGCCGCCGTCCATGCTGGTGATGGCGATGCAGCTCGATAACATGACCAGTCTCGACCCGCAGGAAGGGTTTGAGGCGGTAGGGACCGAAATCATCGGCAACCTGTACCAGCGTCTGGTGATGCCAAACCCGGCCAACCCGCAAGAGGTGATTGGCGATCTGGCCGTCAGTTGGGAGGTTGGCAACGACAGCAAAACCTTCACCTTCCACCTCAATCCGAAAGCCAAATTCGCCGACGGTTCGCCGGTTACCGCCGACGATGCCGCCTTCTCGTTGCAGCGCGCGGTCAAGCTGGACAAGAGCCCGGCGTTCATCATCAACCAGTTCGGTTTTACCAAAGACAACGTGGAGCAGCACATCACCGCGCCGGATGAAAAAACGCTGGTGATAAGCCTGGATAAGCCGGCGGCGGAAACCTTCCTGCTGTACTGCCTGTCTGCGCCGGTGGGCAGCATCGTGCAGAAAAAGGCGGCGCTGGCTAATCAGCAGAACAACGATCTGGGCAACCAATGGCTGAAACAGAACAGCGCCGGCTCCGGCCCGTTCTCGCTGGTGAGCTGGAAAGCCAGCGAAAGCATCATCCTGCAGAAGAACGATCACTTCCCGACTGACAACGCCTTTAAGCGCGTCCTGCTCAAGCACATCGTCGACCCGTCCGCCCAGTTGCTGATGCTGCAGAAAGGGGACGTGGATATCGCCCGCAACCTGACCACCGAGCAGATTCGCCCGCTGGTGAACGACAGTAACTACCATCTGGTGCGTCAGAGCATCGCCAGCGTGATGCTGCTGTCCTGTAACACCGCCAACGAATTCCTGAAAAAACCGCAGGTGTGGCAGGCTATCAAGTGGGCGCTGGACTACGACAGCATCCAGAAAAACATTCTGCCGCTGACGCACAAGGTGCATCAGAGCTTCCTGCCGGGCGGTTTTCCGGCGGCGCTGGACGACACCCCGTTCCATCTGGATGTCGCCAAAGCCAAAGCGTTGCTGAAAGACGCCGGTTATCCGGACGGCTTTGAGATTACGATGGATCACTACTCCGCCCAGCCGCATCCGGATATTGCGCAGGCGATCCAGACCCAGCTTGGCGCTATCGGCATCAAGGTGAAGCTGATTGCGGCGGAAAACCGTCAGGTACTCACTAAAATGCGCGCCCGCCAGCAGCAACTGGCGCTGACGGTGTGGGGAGCGGACTATTTCGACCCGAACTCCAACGCCGAAGCCTTCTGCGTCAATACCGACAACAGCGACGGCGCCCGCAATCGCACGCTGGCCTGGCGTTGCGGCTGGTCGGATGAAAAATTCAACCAGTTGACCGAACAGGCGCTGCATGAGCAGGACCCGGCCAAACGCATCGCGCTGTACGAAACCCTGCAACGCAACCACCGCGAACTGAGCCCGTTCACGCTGATGATGCAGGATGAGAAAACGCTGGCCTGCCGTAAGAACCTCAGCGGCGTCACCATGACGGTATTGAGCAAAGTGCCTTACCAGCAGGTGAAGAAAGCCTGA
- a CDS encoding ABC transporter ATP-binding protein: MLVEIENLRIAFANRTETFEAVRGVSFSVGKEKFAIVGESGSGKSLTARSLMQLLPGSARIQADKLSFDGIDLRGAGEKTLRQIRGKRVGFILQDPKYSLNPVMTIGQQVAEAWREHKGGSRRAAMDAAIDLLNQVRIRDPQRVATCYPHEVSGGMGQRVMIAMMLAPDPELLIADEPTSALDATVQAEILCLIDDLVSQRGMGLILISHDLPLVSHFCDRVAVMYAGRIVEMLQASELLQAQHPYTQGLLACLPSLKHPRDRLPVLQRDPAWRTA, translated from the coding sequence ATGCTGGTGGAAATTGAGAACCTCCGTATCGCGTTCGCCAACCGGACGGAAACTTTTGAGGCGGTGCGCGGCGTCAGCTTCAGCGTCGGCAAGGAGAAGTTCGCCATCGTCGGCGAAAGCGGCTCCGGCAAGTCGCTGACCGCACGCAGCCTGATGCAGTTACTGCCGGGCAGCGCCCGCATTCAGGCCGACAAACTGAGTTTTGACGGCATCGACCTGCGCGGCGCCGGCGAGAAAACGTTACGCCAGATTCGCGGCAAGCGGGTCGGCTTTATCCTGCAAGACCCGAAGTACTCGCTGAATCCGGTGATGACCATCGGCCAGCAGGTGGCGGAAGCCTGGCGCGAGCACAAAGGCGGTAGCCGCCGCGCGGCGATGGACGCCGCCATTGATCTGCTGAATCAGGTGCGCATTCGCGATCCGCAGCGGGTGGCGACGTGTTACCCGCACGAAGTGTCGGGCGGCATGGGGCAGAGGGTGATGATCGCCATGATGCTGGCGCCCGACCCGGAACTGCTGATCGCCGATGAACCGACTTCGGCGCTGGACGCCACGGTGCAGGCGGAGATCCTGTGTCTGATCGATGATCTGGTATCGCAGCGCGGCATGGGATTGATCCTGATCAGTCACGATCTGCCGCTGGTGTCGCATTTCTGCGATCGGGTGGCGGTGATGTACGCCGGGCGGATCGTCGAGATGTTGCAGGCCAGCGAACTGTTACAGGCGCAGCATCCGTATACCCAGGGGCTGTTGGCCTGCCTGCCGTCGCTGAAACATCCGCGCGATCGACTGCCGGTGTTGCAGCGCGACCCGGCCTGGAGAACTGCATGA
- a CDS encoding dipeptidase — translation MSDSPMSDKPLVHNLPVFDGHNDVLSRLWRLHRDNPTDAFLNGPSQGHIDLPRIRQGGFAGGLFATYVPSNQSDATSIPDGNVLLTTPSMAQARDVSFWMLATLLRLEAASAGQLRVCRSAADIRRCMADGVVAAVMHIEGAEMLDADLELLDILYAAGLRSLGPLWSRPNIFGQGVPFRFPSSPDTGDGLTDAGLRLVRACNAKRILVDLSHMDEKGFWQTAAVSDAPLVASHSNAHALCAQSRNLTDRQLAAIRERDGFVGVNFGTSFLRADGQKDPSATVQEIVRHVEYLLEKLGENGVGFGSDLDGTTIPGDLKDVAGFPILVQALADRGYSRTLLEKICYGNWLRVLEATWGE, via the coding sequence ATGTCAGATTCGCCCATGTCAGACAAGCCGCTTGTACATAATCTCCCTGTCTTCGATGGCCACAACGACGTGCTGTCACGCCTGTGGCGACTTCATCGCGATAATCCGACCGATGCCTTTCTGAACGGGCCGTCGCAGGGTCATATTGACCTGCCCCGGATCCGGCAGGGCGGATTCGCCGGCGGCCTGTTCGCCACCTACGTTCCCTCGAACCAGAGTGATGCAACATCCATACCAGATGGCAACGTTTTATTAACCACCCCGTCCATGGCGCAGGCGCGCGACGTCAGCTTCTGGATGCTCGCCACCCTACTGCGCCTTGAAGCGGCATCCGCCGGGCAACTGCGGGTGTGCCGCAGTGCGGCCGATATCCGTCGCTGCATGGCGGACGGCGTAGTGGCGGCGGTGATGCACATCGAAGGCGCCGAGATGCTGGATGCCGACCTGGAGCTGCTGGATATTCTCTACGCCGCCGGGCTGCGCAGCCTGGGGCCGCTGTGGAGCCGGCCGAATATCTTTGGTCAGGGAGTGCCGTTCCGTTTCCCTTCCTCGCCCGACACCGGCGATGGCCTGACCGATGCCGGGCTACGGCTGGTGCGCGCCTGCAACGCCAAACGCATTCTGGTGGACCTCTCCCACATGGATGAAAAAGGCTTCTGGCAGACGGCGGCGGTTTCCGACGCGCCGCTGGTAGCCAGCCACTCCAACGCCCACGCGCTGTGCGCCCAGTCGCGCAACCTCACCGACCGCCAGCTGGCGGCTATCCGCGAGCGCGACGGCTTTGTCGGCGTCAATTTCGGTACCTCCTTCCTGCGTGCCGACGGCCAGAAAGACCCGTCCGCCACGGTGCAGGAGATCGTGCGTCATGTGGAGTATCTGCTGGAAAAACTGGGCGAAAATGGCGTCGGCTTCGGTTCCGATCTGGACGGCACCACCATCCCGGGCGACCTCAAAGATGTGGCGGGTTTCCCCATTTTGGTGCAGGCGCTGGCCGATCGCGGCTACTCACGCACCCTGTTGGAGAAAATCTGTTACGGCAACTGGCTGCGGGTGCTGGAAGCCACCTGGGGCGAATAG
- a CDS encoding glycoside hydrolase family 19 protein produces the protein MDTRYPIRKADGKDYDSLDTLLNVLRNEPDGWWLASSNRQWHGGIHISRRSAPESVLTSANADRAVPLQCIANGEVAAWRINKNYCTAPYDKYQLRYSSTFLLVRSEHQPNPDDQSTWLTFYTLYMHLAPVSAYPTLTNCYRVKPNINNLSTSEYNGREISGQKLPKVGNITLKENDLLVVSKQETFKIGHETTNGVFGLAQLLKDGSVSEKKFWVSLEDRFVEPVTPRYHRMPEWMTKAVEHGEYNAVVIPGEKLTINAGDAIGFLAEDNSPAKSGSGGVDIDFYSHIEVISVDTNMPGFLSNPKQIKTGRAFVKIKAGKPLYQKSGEGDETTFTPTNTVTKSTDDGRILPRDKASPIDAQGATWFQIAPDNWVKGQDVDVLSQHDLSELGFITLEEASTEDFGSLLKENFLKGIFDWVSKSLRGDTEFEGQQGSETYKKLVKVIDQNNDGNLSQYELAAFEKRIFENLHSGENNVPDLVRRLIVKHDSEWFGDSKHKHWQSFLNNDSYPEMMPYLKKWRDDMAWMSEVPEFKSGKPVWHFHPVEFLDYISSTDGPITINMVLAANLGMNKNQCDIVLPYMNKYAIRYKINDDVEIAHFLSQIGHESQFKPLEEGLSYSAKRMREFFGCKEGKYDDSRDECVIGRLREKLWTHETYYARNPVNLGNYVYAKRLGNGSEDSGDGYKYRGRGMIQLTGKDNYRDFTIQHNANNPDDMRDFVNNPDLLTEIEYAVESAFFFWCNKIDKNGKSLRDIAKTGSVLDVTLVVNGGKNGYNDRDERHSRVSKAIKEGK, from the coding sequence ATGGACACGCGTTATCCGATACGGAAAGCGGATGGCAAGGATTACGACAGTCTGGATACGTTACTGAACGTCTTGCGGAATGAACCGGACGGCTGGTGGCTGGCTAGCAGTAACCGACAGTGGCATGGCGGCATCCACATCAGCCGTCGTAGCGCCCCGGAATCAGTGCTGACCTCGGCGAACGCCGACAGAGCGGTTCCACTTCAGTGTATCGCCAACGGGGAAGTGGCGGCATGGCGCATCAACAAAAACTACTGCACCGCGCCGTATGACAAATATCAGTTGCGCTATTCCAGCACGTTTTTGCTGGTGCGTTCGGAACATCAACCGAATCCGGACGACCAGAGCACCTGGCTGACGTTTTACACGCTGTATATGCACCTCGCCCCAGTTTCTGCTTACCCAACGCTGACGAATTGTTATCGTGTCAAACCCAATATAAATAACTTATCGACAAGCGAATACAATGGCCGGGAAATCAGCGGGCAAAAATTGCCTAAAGTGGGAAATATCACACTCAAAGAAAATGATTTACTGGTGGTTTCAAAACAGGAAACATTCAAAATAGGGCACGAAACTACTAACGGTGTTTTCGGGTTGGCCCAACTCCTGAAAGATGGGAGTGTGAGTGAAAAAAAATTCTGGGTTTCCCTGGAGGATCGATTTGTCGAGCCGGTTACCCCTCGCTATCACCGTATGCCGGAATGGATGACTAAAGCTGTTGAGCATGGGGAATATAATGCGGTGGTCATCCCCGGAGAGAAACTGACGATCAACGCCGGAGACGCGATCGGTTTTTTAGCAGAAGATAACTCCCCCGCCAAATCCGGTTCTGGTGGTGTGGATATAGACTTTTATTCGCACATTGAAGTCATCAGTGTCGATACCAATATGCCCGGTTTTCTCTCTAATCCCAAACAGATTAAAACCGGCCGAGCCTTTGTGAAGATAAAAGCAGGAAAGCCGTTATATCAGAAATCCGGTGAAGGTGACGAAACAACATTTACGCCAACAAATACGGTGACCAAAAGTACGGATGACGGAAGAATTCTGCCTCGTGATAAAGCCAGCCCGATAGATGCTCAGGGAGCAACGTGGTTTCAAATTGCGCCGGATAACTGGGTGAAAGGCCAGGATGTGGACGTGTTGAGCCAACATGATTTGTCTGAACTTGGCTTTATTACGCTGGAAGAAGCCTCGACGGAGGATTTCGGTTCTCTGCTAAAAGAAAATTTTCTCAAAGGCATTTTTGACTGGGTATCAAAATCCCTGCGGGGAGATACCGAGTTCGAAGGCCAACAGGGATCCGAGACGTATAAGAAGCTGGTGAAAGTCATAGACCAGAACAATGACGGGAATTTATCACAGTACGAACTGGCTGCATTTGAAAAACGTATCTTCGAAAATTTACATTCCGGAGAAAATAACGTACCAGACCTGGTGCGTCGGCTGATAGTCAAACATGATAGCGAATGGTTTGGCGACAGCAAACATAAACACTGGCAATCTTTCCTTAACAACGACAGTTACCCTGAAATGATGCCGTATCTGAAAAAGTGGCGGGATGATATGGCGTGGATGAGTGAGGTTCCCGAGTTTAAATCGGGCAAACCTGTTTGGCATTTTCATCCGGTGGAGTTTTTGGATTATATTAGTTCAACAGATGGACCAATAACAATTAACATGGTATTAGCAGCAAATCTTGGAATGAATAAAAATCAATGTGATATTGTTCTACCATATATGAACAAATATGCAATTAGATATAAAATTAATGATGATGTTGAAATTGCACATTTTCTTTCTCAAATTGGCCATGAAAGTCAATTTAAACCGTTAGAAGAAGGACTTTCATATAGTGCAAAAAGAATGAGAGAGTTTTTCGGATGCAAAGAGGGAAAGTATGATGACTCTCGTGATGAATGTGTAATCGGGCGATTACGAGAAAAATTGTGGACTCATGAGACGTACTATGCAAGAAATCCAGTAAATCTTGGAAACTATGTTTATGCTAAACGATTAGGAAATGGTAGTGAAGATAGCGGTGACGGATATAAATATAGAGGAAGGGGAATGATACAGTTAACTGGAAAAGATAATTATCGTGATTTCACGATTCAACATAATGCGAACAATCCTGATGACATGAGAGATTTTGTCAATAACCCTGACTTACTTACAGAAATTGAATATGCGGTAGAATCAGCTTTCTTTTTCTGGTGTAATAAAATAGATAAGAATGGTAAGTCATTAAGAGATATTGCAAAAACAGGCAGTGTTTTGGATGTCACATTAGTAGTAAATGGCGGAAAGAATGGCTATAACGACAGAGATGAACGACATTCCAGAGTATCAAAAGCAATAAAGGAGGGGAAATGA